In a single window of the Acyrthosiphon pisum isolate AL4f chromosome X, pea_aphid_22Mar2018_4r6ur, whole genome shotgun sequence genome:
- the LOC103307987 gene encoding tigger transposable element-derived protein 6-like, translating into MLIKCYDAKKQSVRELATQFKVGKTQIGTILKSRVDLLRKGFEIDHVCYEWFYRVRAKNLPISGIQEKAIEIAKTLGRTNFKASNGWLEKFHKRHNIAYKAICGESISVDHDILDDWNNKLVETCEGFVQKIFFNLDETGLFFHALPNKTMCLKGENCSGGKISKERVTVMLCVNMAGDFERPLVIGKALKPRCFKNIINDLGVTWKECETRILSTKCNFNLPTLDLGIIKNFKTHYRISLLKHVTSSIDNENIKKPNVTVLEAVMWTTAALKKINKETVTKCFMKAGFPGSNNIGKLTQVKDLSNELSKLVSTICPTNAQDYSTIDECLQTEDLSLNIKDIINDGMSENESYDVNKNRLVYIIR; encoded by the exons atgttaataaaatgttatgatgcaAAAAAACAAAGTGTTCGTGAATTAGCAACTCAATTTAAAGTTGGTAAAACTCAAATCGGAACCATACTCAAGTCCCGGGTAGATCTACTGC gtAAGGGCTTTGAAATAGACCATGTGTGTTATGAATGGTTCTACCGCGTCCGTGCTAAAAATTTGCCCATCTCTGGTATACAGGAAAAAGCTATAGAAATTGCTAAAACTTTGGGTAGAACTAATTTTAAAGCGTCTAATGGATGGCTCGAAAAATTTCATAAACGTCACAACATTGCTTATAAAGCTATCTGTGGAGAAAGTATTTCCGTTGACCATGATATTTTGGACGActggaataataaattagtcGAAACATGTGAAGGatttgttcaaaaaatattttttaatttagatgaaACTGGCTTATTTTTTCATGCTTTGCCCAATAAAACAATGTGTCTCAAAGGTGAGAACTGCAGTGGTGGAAAAATAAGTAAAGAACGAGTTACAGTTATGTTGTGTGTTAATATGGCAGGTGATTTTGAAAGACCTTTGGTGATTGGAAAGGCATTAAAACCCCGGTGTTTTAAGAACATAATCAACGATCTTGGAGTAACGTGGAAGG AATGTGAAACTCGCATTCTTTCCACCAAATGTAACTTCAACTTGCCAACCCTCGACCTAggcattataaaaaatttcaaaactcaTTACCGCATAAGTCTTTTAAAACACGTAACTTCGTCTATAgataacgaaaatataaaaaaaccaaatgtgaCAGTTCTTGAGGCAGTTATGTGGACTACagcagcattaaaaaaaataaacaaggaAACAGTCACTAAATGTTTCATGAAAGCCGGGTTTCCGGGGTcaaataatattggtaaattaACACAAGTAAAGGATCTGAGTAATGAGTTATCGAAACTAGTTTCAACAATATGTCCAACAAATGCACAGGACTATTCGACAATAGATGAATGCTTACAAACCGAAGACTTATCATTGAACATTAAAGACATAATCAATGATGGCATGAGTGAGAATGAAAGTTATGACGTGAACAAGAATagattagtatatattataagatag
- the LOC103310422 gene encoding protein ALP1-like: MDTNMRKSITPAEKLAVTLRYLGSGCTFTDLHYSYKLGTSTIAQIIREVCIVIWDELVEVYMPSFTDQYWQNISTGFEQRANFPNCLGAVDGKHIRIIKPTGTGSQHYNYKHYFSIVLLAVVDSDYRFIYVDAGSFGKDSDSTILKNSSFGTLLANESLHIPRPSQLPNTNETNKYVFVGDEAFGL, from the exons ATGGATACAAATATGCGAAAATCTATCACTCCCGCTGAAAAATTAGCAGTCACTTtgag ataCCTTGGGTCTGGGTGTACATTCACAGATTTGCATTATTCCTACAAATTAGGAACATCAACAATTGCTCAGATTATTCGGGaagtttgtattgtaatatgGGATGAATTAGTTGAAGTTTACATGCCTTCTTTTACAGATCAATATTGGCAAAATATTTCTACTGGTTTTGAACAACGAGCGAATTTCCCTAATTGCTTAGGAGCGGTGGACGGAAAACACATTCGTATAATTAAACCCACTGGAACTGGTAGTCAacattataactataaacattatttcTCAATTGTTTTATTAGCAGTTGTGGATTCAGACTATAGGTTTATATATGTTGATGCGGGATCATTTGGGAAGGACTCCGACTccactattttaaaaaattcatcgTTCGGAACTTTATTGGCCAATGAATCACTACATATTCCCAGACCATCTCAATTACCGAATACGAATGAAACtaacaaatatgtatttgttgGCGATGAAGCTTTTGGTCTATAA